The Polyangium mundeleinium genome contains the following window.
GTACGACCGGCCGCACCATGAAAGCTCGCTCCTCGTCCGCCTCCGCCACGAGGCTCCGATCGAGCTCCGAGAAATGCGGCACCCGCTCGCCCGTCTCCGCATCCAGGATCACGGTCGGCGACGCGTCCGAAAGCGAGAGATCGATCGTGTCCTGCGTCGGCAATCCCGTGATCGTCGCGCCGGGCAGGTGCGTCAGCGCCGGTTGCCCCGGGGAAAACCCGTCGCTCGACGCCCACCATTCTGGATCCATCGGCCCGTGGCCCGCCGCGACCGGGAGCGTCGCCGCCCCGAAGGCCACGCGTTTCCCCGTCGGTTTGCTCGCGTCGTCCGTGAGCCACACGTTCGAGGGGAACGGATAGCCGCATTGCGTCGGGACGAGCGGATCACAATCGGCCCCGAGCAGCTTCGGCGCGCCCGCGGGCGGTGTGACGGCTTCACAAACGAGCGGATCCTCGGCGTTCGAGGAACATGCGGCCGAGCCGAACCCGAGGCCCACGCCGATCACAGCCCGGACGAGGAAGGAGAGCGAGCGCTTCATCGGCCCTACTCTATCAGGAAATCGCGGCGTCTCAGCATTTCCTCGGCGCTCCTCCCCCGGAGGTCCGTGCCTTCCGTGCGCTCTTCCTGTAGAATTGTCGTATCATGAAGGAAAAGGAGCCGCCCGTCCCCAAGGAGCACGCCGAGACCACGCGGCAGGCGTTGCTCGAAGCATTACGATCCGGGCGGTCCACGGCGCGCGCGCTCGCCATCACGCTCGGGCTGCGCGAGAAAGACGTGCTCGCCCACCTTGAACACGTCGCCCGCTCGCTCGCCGGGCAGGGCAGCGCCCTCGGCGTGAGCCCCGCGACCTGCCTCGGCTGTGGGTATGTCTTCGAGGATCGGCGTGCGCTCGGGCGCCCGAGCCGCTGCCCGCGTTGCAAAGGTGAGCGAATCGAAGCGCCCAAGTTCTTCGTCGAGCCCTGAATCAGACGATCACGCCGTCGAGCTTCGCACCCGGGAAACGCGCGCCGACGAGCTTCGCGCCCGTGAAGTCCGCGCCCCGCAAATCGGCGCACTCGAAATCGGCGCCCGAGAGATCCGCGTCGCGGAAGCTCGCGCCCGTGAAGTCCGTGCGCGAAAAATCCGATCTCGCGAGGTTCGCGCCGTCGAAACGCGCGCCGGCCATGAACGCATCGGTGTAATTGCCGTGGGAGAGGTTCGCGCCGGAGAAGTCCACCTTCTCCGCGATCATGCTGCAACCGCTCGCCCAGGGCAGGTGCGCTTTTTTCGCGTCGAAGTCGGGCGGGAGCTGATGTCTTTGCAAGCTGGCCTGATCGACCTGTTTGCCGCCAGACGCGCCGGCATACACGGCCAGGACCATGCCACTCGCCTCCAGCGAATGGAACACGCCGCCCGCGCCGCCGGCATCCAGGAATTTTTTGTGTTTGGCGAGGATCTTCTTCCACCGCTCCTTCGTCATGGCCTCGCTCGACGCCGCGACGCTGCGCATGAGGCCAGGCTCGAGGTTTTCCACGGGCGCGCCAGGCTGATCGGAGAGCGGGAACAGCCGCGCCAGATCGGCCGCATCCCTTCGCGGCGACGCCTTCGCGGGCTTTGCTTCGTTGGCCTCGGCCTTCGCGGCCGGCGCCGTCTTCCCCTCTTTCAAGGCGACGAGCGCGCCCTCCCCGAGCACCTTCACGCCGAGCTGCTCGGCCTTCGCCAGCTTGCTCCCGGCCTTGGCCCCGGCAATCAGGTAATCGGTCTTCTTCCCGACCGAATCCGAGAGCACCGCGCCGTGCGCCACGAGCAGCTTCTCGGCCTCGGCGCGCATCATCGTCCCCAGCGTGCCCGTCAGCACGACGGTCTTGCCCTTGAAATCAACGAACTCCCCGCCCGACGCCTCCCGGCTCCCTGCCTGGAACCCGATCGGCTCGATATGCGCGAAATGCGGCAGATCCGCATTGAGCGGCGTCGTCTGCGTGGCCGCGGCGAGGTCCTCGGCCCGTGCGATCGAGAGCCCCATCGCCGTCGCGACGAACACATCCCCCTCGTGGGAAAGACACACGTAGGGGACCCATATCTTCTCCTCGCAGAGCGCCTCACAGGTATTCTCGAAAACGAAGCAACGCGGCGGAGCGCCCTCCTCGATCCGGAGGACGTGCGCTGCGCTCGTGACGAGAACCGAAGCGCCGTTTTTCGTGACGCTCCCCTCCCAAACCCCCTCGGGGGCCAGGTTTTGCGCGATCGGGCAAGGCGTCGCGCTCGGGGTGGTCGCGGCGATGCGAACGACGGCCCCGAGGGTGGGGATGACCCAGGCAGAGCCGTCCGGGAGCGGAATCACATGCCGGAGGCTGCCGATGCCCTGCCGGCCGCCCAGCTTGTCGAGGGTTCCATCCGGACGAACCCTCCACACGTAGCGGAGGCCCGTCGCCCATATCGTGCCGTCCTCGCCGGCATGCACGGATCGAATGTCCTCGCCCTCGAGGTCCGGATGGACGAGCGACCACGACCCTCCCGCCTCCGTGCGGACGAAAAGCCCGTCCTTTCCTCCGGCCAAGACCCGCCCATCCGGCGTGATCGCAACGCCGACCGCGCTCTTGATCCCCTGCTTGGCCCCGAACCGTGTCACCTCGCCCGAACGCTCGCGCAGGAGCAATCCCTTGGCCGTGCCGATCCACACGTTCCCCGCGCCGTCCACGGCCATCGATTTCGCGACGGCGCCCCCGCTCACCGCGCCGACCTCGAACACCGGCGTGACCTCGCCATTCCGCGAAACCGCGGCGAGCAAAAGCGGAGTGAGCACGTACACGCCGCCCTCGGCGCGAGGCACGAGGCCGATCGCGGACTCCACCGACGTTCCGAGGACAAACGAGCGGCGAACCGGGAACACCTGCGCGAACCGCGGGCGTTTCGTCCTCGTATCGTCTTCACATTCCCGCCAGGTCGGCCCACTCCACGCGCGCGACGCGAAAAACCCGAGCTTCGAGATGTTCGGCGCATATCGCTTCGGCAAGAACGCGACGAACTCCGCCGTATCCCCCATCGGATTGCGCCTGTACCCGCTGCCGCCCACCTTCGCCTGCACCTCCACGACGAGGACGGGGAGCTTTTTCTTCCTGTCGAACTCGAGGTTCATCTTCCAGAGGGTCTTGATCTCCCGGGCGAGGGGCGTGCACTCGTAGCCGAAACTCTCGCCTTCGGGCGACTCGCATTCCAGCACGGCCTCGTCGAAGAGCCGGACCGCGAAGCCGTGATCCCAGGCGACGGGCGCATCCGGGTGGATGCTCTTCACGTGAAATCGCGCCTCGACGAAAGGCTCGTCCTCGTCGAAGAAGCGCGCCACCGTCTCGATGTTCGGCCCGAACGCGAGGGCGCGCCGCTCGGCCTCGTCGCGCGTCCACTCCCGGTACGATCGAATGCTCACGTCGTAGAGATCGCTGCCCACGAAAATCCGTTCCCCCAGCACGCGCGCGGCGTCAAGCTGTATACTCGACCCATCGTGCGACGCTCCGTCCTCCTCGCCGCGATCATGACCGCCGTCACGGCCTGCGGCTCGCCCGCGCCCCCCGCGCCAAGCGCGCCGCAGGTACGCGCGGCGCCGGAGGTCCTCCCGAGCGCCTCCGCCGCCCCCGATCCCGGCCCCGAGGCCACGTCTCCGGACGCCGCGTGCCCGCCCAACAAGGCCGAGGACGACGCCGCCTGCGTGTATGCCGCAATCGTGAAGAGGATCCCGCGACGGCTCGATATCGATCGGGCCATCGAGCCTTATGCCGGCAACGTCATGGAGGTCAAAAAGGCGTACGACGACGACTTCGCCCTCGCCCACACGCTCAGCGGCGAATTCGAACCGCTCGCCACGCGCGCCGAGCCGCGTGTCCTTTCAATCCGCGCGCGCATCCAGCAAGCCTCCCTCCACGACGTCGTGCGCCAGCGCCTCGCGGGCGCCGAGCCGCCGCGCGTGAAGCTTTACAGCGACAAGGAGGAAGATTTGCTCACCAAGGCCGCGACGAGCGGGAATCCGAACCTCCTATCCATGTCGGAGGAGCTCCGCCGCAGGCGCGAGGAGATGTTCCAATCCGCGCGGGAAACCTGGCTCCAGGCGGCCGAGGGCCCCCTCGTCCGCCATTACGCCGACGCCTTGCTCCGGGCGAGGGCCTGGTCCCTCGAGACGCCCGAGATCGGCCGCGCCCGGGCGCGTTTCCGCCATTGGTCCGAGCTCCTCGGCGACGCCAAGATCAAGGCGTACACCGAGGGGCTCGTCGATCCCGCGAACGGAAAGCCGTTCACCTATACGCCCGGGGCCCTCGAAACCCCCTGAGGCGGTTCACATCTCGAACGTGATACCCACGGTCCAGGTCGACGTGCCGACCTTCATCTGATTCGCGCCGAGGCCGAGGTTGTGGTTCGTCCACTCGCCGAAGAGGTGCACGTGGTTGATCCCCGACTCCTGATCGAGCGCGGCCATGGAGCGGCGGCCGAGCCAATCGAGCGCGAGCATGCCGCCGACCGCCCAGTGCACGCCGTAGCTCAACCCGACGCCCTTGATCGGGTCGTCGTCGGGCCCAACCTGGGCCGTCTCCTCGCCGACGTCGACCCACCAGAGCCCCGTGCCGAAGCCGATCTTGCCAAAAGGAATGAGCGGGATACCCGTGCGGCGAAAGAGCTCGTCGAGCCGAAGCACGGCCGAGACGTGCATCGGGAGGATGGTGAGCGACGTCTCGCCGACGCGCCGCTCGTCGTAATAATACGCGCCATCGGGCGCGTCGTACGTCCCCTCGCGGAACGCCTTGCCCGTCGCCGAGGTGTATCCGATTCCGACCCCGGGGCCGAACGATCCGACGTAGGGAATGCGCAGCGCTTGCCAGTCGAACTCGCCGCCGAAATGGAACCGGCCCTTGTCGCCGAAGAACTTGCTGTACGGGCCGGTGCCGCCGAACTCCTCGTCGACGGCCGGATAATACAGGCCAAAACGGAATTCGAGCGCGAACCGCTGGGGGCTGCCCTGCTGCACGCTGCCGCGCTCACTTTGCCGCCAGTTCGAATCGCGAATCCGCTTCGTTTGCGCCTCCGCGCCCTCGGCCGCGAAGAGCGCCACGATCCCGGCGAGCGCCGATACGAGCATCCTCGTCCGCATCACGACGCCCCCTCGTTCCCCGCGCTGCGCCCGCGTTTTTCCGTTCGCCTGCGCCGTCGCAGTCCGAGCGCGACCGCGGACGCGGCGAGCGCACCGCCGAAGAGCCCCGCGGTCCGGGACGCAGGCAACGCCGAGACGGAGCACAAACCGCCGCCCGTGCCGCCGAGATCACGGTAGACCTCGAAGAAATCGTCGACCGGGACGGGCGCCACGCATTGCACCTCCGACAGCGGTCCGACATTGCCGCGTGTATCCGTCGCCGCCACGGCGATCGCATATTCGACGCCGTTCTCCAGATCCTTGACGGTGTTCGACTCGCTGCAAGGCTCCCACGTGGGATCGGGGCGTTGTCCCGCCACGAACGGGCTCGTGCACGTCGCGCCGCCGCCCCCGCCAGCGCCGCCACTCCCGCCCGCGCCGCCGCTCCCGCCCGCGCCGCCGCTCCCGCCCGTGCCGCCGCTGCCGGTCTCACCGCCGGGGAGGAGAACGTTTCCTTTGGCGCAGTACACGGCAATGCCCGCGTAATCGGTGTCCAAGGGGCGTTTGTACACGACTTCGAAGCTCGCGTCGCCCTGCTTCACGGACACCTCCGTGGGCATGCCGGGCCCCCAGAGGTCGAGCTTCGAGCTCGTCCATTTCACGTTGCTGACCACGGATCCGCTGCCGAAGAGCATGAAAAACACCGTGATCGCCTTCTCCGCCCCCGTGACGTTTTTCTCTGCGCAGGCCTTGATGTCGGGATCCGGATCGACGCCCACCAGGTCCGCCGCCGTCAGCACGACCTGCCCCGTGTTGTTTACGGGGTTCGCCTGCGGGATCTTCGAGGGATTGAGCTTGAAGCATTGCGCTGTGGGGCCCGTCCGTTGCATCGGATCGGTGCAATCGATCCCCGCGGTCGTCGTCCCCCATACCTCGAACGAATACGAGCTCGTGAATCCCGTGAACGTGAGGTTGAAGGTGAAGGTCTCGTCGGGGTTCAAACACTCCTCTCGGTTGATGTCCCACTGGGTCGTGGGGCGCAGCGACGCGGGGCTCCGGATGGCCGGCTGCTGCGACTGGAGCGCCACCGTCTGCGCCTCCGCCGCGCCGCTCGTCAGCCACCCCGCCGCGACCCATAACGCCGCGCACGCCCCTCGAAACACGCGCCGCCTCCCGA
Protein-coding sequences here:
- a CDS encoding transcriptional regulator; this translates as MKEKEPPVPKEHAETTRQALLEALRSGRSTARALAITLGLREKDVLAHLEHVARSLAGQGSALGVSPATCLGCGYVFEDRRALGRPSRCPRCKGERIEAPKFFVEP
- a CDS encoding pentapeptide repeat-containing protein, encoding MSIRSYREWTRDEAERRALAFGPNIETVARFFDEDEPFVEARFHVKSIHPDAPVAWDHGFAVRLFDEAVLECESPEGESFGYECTPLAREIKTLWKMNLEFDRKKKLPVLVVEVQAKVGGSGYRRNPMGDTAEFVAFLPKRYAPNISKLGFFASRAWSGPTWRECEDDTRTKRPRFAQVFPVRRSFVLGTSVESAIGLVPRAEGGVYVLTPLLLAAVSRNGEVTPVFEVGAVSGGAVAKSMAVDGAGNVWIGTAKGLLLRERSGEVTRFGAKQGIKSAVGVAITPDGRVLAGGKDGLFVRTEAGGSWSLVHPDLEGEDIRSVHAGEDGTIWATGLRYVWRVRPDGTLDKLGGRQGIGSLRHVIPLPDGSAWVIPTLGAVVRIAATTPSATPCPIAQNLAPEGVWEGSVTKNGASVLVTSAAHVLRIEEGAPPRCFVFENTCEALCEEKIWVPYVCLSHEGDVFVATAMGLSIARAEDLAAATQTTPLNADLPHFAHIEPIGFQAGSREASGGEFVDFKGKTVVLTGTLGTMMRAEAEKLLVAHGAVLSDSVGKKTDYLIAGAKAGSKLAKAEQLGVKVLGEGALVALKEGKTAPAAKAEANEAKPAKASPRRDAADLARLFPLSDQPGAPVENLEPGLMRSVAASSEAMTKERWKKILAKHKKFLDAGGAGGVFHSLEASGMVLAVYAGASGGKQVDQASLQRHQLPPDFDAKKAHLPWASGCSMIAEKVDFSGANLSHGNYTDAFMAGARFDGANLARSDFSRTDFTGASFRDADLSGADFECADLRGADFTGAKLVGARFPGAKLDGVIV
- a CDS encoding MXAN_2562 family outer membrane beta-barrel protein translates to MRTRMLVSALAGIVALFAAEGAEAQTKRIRDSNWRQSERGSVQQGSPQRFALEFRFGLYYPAVDEEFGGTGPYSKFFGDKGRFHFGGEFDWQALRIPYVGSFGPGVGIGYTSATGKAFREGTYDAPDGAYYYDERRVGETSLTILPMHVSAVLRLDELFRRTGIPLIPFGKIGFGTGLWWVDVGEETAQVGPDDDPIKGVGLSYGVHWAVGGMLALDWLGRRSMAALDQESGINHVHLFGEWTNHNLGLGANQMKVGTSTWTVGITFEM